In Mytilus edulis chromosome 3, xbMytEdul2.2, whole genome shotgun sequence, the genomic window aaaaaatttgctatttcacaatattgtgcaattagatatttcttgccattgcgcaatactgtgcaattgaaaagacttgctattgcacaatacttaatataataattttagatcctgatttggaccaacttgaaaactgggcccataataaaaaatctaagtacatttttggattcagcatatcaaagaaccccaagatttcaatttttgttaaaatcagactaagtttaattttggaccctttggactttagtgtagaccaatttgaaaacaggaccaaaaatgaagaatctacatacacagttagatttggtatatcaaagaaccccatttattcaagttttgatgaaatcaaacaaagtttaattttggaccccaatttggaccaacttgaaaactgggccaataatcaagaatctaagtacatttttagattcagcatatcaaagaacctaactgatttattttttgtcaaaatcaaactaagtttaattttggaccctttggaccttaatgtagaccaatttgaaaacgggaccaaaagttatgaatctacatacacagtcatgacagttggATTCGGCATAtgaaagaaccccaataattcaattttgatgaaatcaaacaaagtttaattttggacccttttggccccttattctgttgggaccaaaactcccaaaatcaataccaaccttccttttatggtcataaaccttgtgtttaaatttcatagatttctatttacttatactaacgtaatggtgcgaaaaccaagaaaaatgcttatttgggtccctttttggcccctaattccttaactgttgggacctaaactcccaaaatcaataccaaccttccttttgtagtcattaacattgtgtttaaatttcattgatttctatttacttaaactaaagttattgtgcgaaaaccaagaataatgcttatttgggcccttttttggcccctaattcctaaactgttgaaacccaaactcccaaaatcaatcccaaccgttcttttgtggtcataaaccttgtgtcaaaatttcatagatttctattaacttaaactaaagttatagtgcgaaaaccaagaaaatgcttatttgggcccttttttggcccctaattcctaaaatgttgggatcaaaactcttaaaatcaataccaaccttccttttgtggtcataaaccttgtgttaaaatttcatagatttccattcacttttactaaagttagagtgcgaaaactaaaagtattcggacgacgacgacgacgacgcagacgacgacgccaacgtgatagcaatatacgacgaaaattttttcaaattttgcggtcgtataaaaattactGACACCATGACTGTTATGGATTATCTGTTCCACAGATGACTGATATGTTTCAATTGTAACTTATGATGTCCTctagtcttatgtagaagaaacaagcgtctggcgtatcaaattgtAAACCTGGTAAGGTCTCGGACATTGTGCCGATATAGAAGCATGTCAGTGGAGACGAAACTcaacagcagtggcatccacCCAATGACCAGTAAGCATTCATCTAAGAAACTAGGCAATAAGATAGTatcaaaataaactcatcatagataccaggactaaattttgtatatgccagacgcgcgttttatttaaaaaagactcatcagtgatgctctaatccaaaaaagtttaaaaggccaaataaagtatgaagttgaagagcagagGTAAATAGcgtatttacttttaaaatggaTAAATTGCTAAAAAATTTCGTTGCATATTCTGGAAGTTAAGTtgttatgaatcttatacacaatgctgattaccacaaaacacaatcTGAGTTTTAATTTTGGAGGTACCACTTTTACTattctatataaataaactcatcatagacaccaggattaaaaatctacatttacgccagacgggcgtttcaactacaaaagactcatcagtgacgctcaaatcaaaagatgtcaaaaaggacaaataaagtacgaagttggagagcattgaggaccaaaaattcccaaaagttttgccaaatagtacagctaaggtaatctattcctgaggtagaaaagccttagtatttcaaaaattctaagttttgttaacagttaatttataattatgaacaaaccaatgataactcaagtcaacacagtaATGTGACTTTTAAAAAGTGTGAAATTGATGAATtcttcgtttccgttctcttatcAAAGTTTGCCTAGACCAACTAGTATGAACTTATACACAATCATGTTTACcgcaaaactcagatcaagttcgaatttgggAGTGTCAGTTTTACCGTTCTTTAGTTATGCCCCATATAACGTAATACGcaagtgggggcatcatctgtgtttCATGGACATATTTCTTGCTTATTTTTCATTGATATACTTATTATCATGAAAagtataataaactcatcataaacaccaggactaaattttgtatatacgccagaagcgtgtttcgtctacaaaagactcatcagtaaaacATAGACAGAAACTTGATGAACAAAAATCATAATCAGATCTACAGGTGAGCCAAATATGGCAGAATTCATCATTTGACTCCTTATAAGAGTTATGAGGaggaaatgttaaaataaaaatggcaCACCGTAaatttatggacaccatcacgaatttgGTTGATTTGTACGATGTGTCTTTGTCTAAACTAGcgacatttttaccacgtcttagattgtggtttacTTTATACGTCGTATAGTCTGGTTTGTACCGAGTATGAATGTTTTGCCAATACGACATGTCTTGGTGTTTAatcatccaacattcatgtattaaTGATGTTTCTTTCGTAAGTCCGGTTAGATATTGTGTTATGTCTTATTGTTTGTggtttaaattatgtattttccGTTTCATTTCACACATGCCTTATTTGTTAGTATAGTCTAGTAACTCGTGGTACGTCTACAGTGCTTTTATATCATGTTGTTCGTTTTCAAGCGTGTTCACTATTTGGTCCTACACGATCTTGCCttatatattcaattattttattttatatttctaaatgaaTGCAAAAATTGAGATAATATACGcaaagtttttttcaattttttattttacatagatTAGAAGAAAAAACTGACATggtaagaaaaaataaaataacaattacaAACTCAATCGGAATATTTTATTCTTGTACATGTCGATGAATACAACTGCATGATCTATTTTAGTTTACGAAATTTACCTGTGGTATATATATGGACGTCTTATAGAATACGTCACTTTTGGTAGCGCTGATGCATTTATATGACGCGCAGTTATACTTCGTTCGTTGTGTCCGGGTATACTGTCAGTTGCTATCCGAATTACATGTAATAAGTATTAtcttattatttatgtatttctttgCACTGAGTGTCTTTGCATTTATTtatactgtattcctgtcacgtagtgttgtcattctGTAGTATTTTAAACATTgacatataagcgggaggtttggatagccataaaacaaggttcaacccacaatttgttttcttaaaataccCTGATGATAAGCCAGGAATATGAAACCAAAGAAAGCTTATTGCATATTTTTTGGGAATGTATATAcagcaaaaatattaaaatgtggaTTTAGCCTTAAACATATAGAGGCAAAAGATGTTATTTTAGGTATTGGGGAAATTTTTGACCCATATAATGTAGTACAACAtataatgttgattttaaaatttaaattgatagCTGTAAAAATTCAGGAGAAAAACCTTCTGTGAAAGGTAgtatttcatatttgaaatacTGTATAAGAATAGAACACCATACAGTACATTTCTTATCGCCTACGCAAAaagaatatatagataaaaatgGTTGCCATTACAATCTGTCAAgtgtgatttaaatattttataattggtacgaaaattatagttatattttgttttatgtcttACTATTTAGAGTTgtcatataataataatatctttaagaCCATACTTGAAACTGTACATATGTGTAATCCTGCTTGTTTGTTATCTgtctttatgtcaaaaataaaaaaaaaaataaaaaaaaaaagaagtcaggaatatgccagttgtgatgatatagttcgtttctatgtatacTGAGCGACAAAAGATAAGATACACTTATTCATTATCAAATTTTCAAGAAATAGGttatacaataaaattaataataacaaATGTATGAATGACTGACAATGAATTATGAATACTAAAAACATAAAGTACAGCGGAGTAACAGTTTTGTCACAATTTCAAAAACAACAGATGAGATAAAAAATATCGAATACCAGTACGTTCCATCAGATGTTTACAGTTTGAAAAGTCAATATCTCGTGTGTCCACCATTGACATTAAACACTGCTTGAAGCCTACGTCGCATAGACAAGACAAAATTTTAGCCTGTGGCATGTTGTTCCACTCCTGTTGTAATGCTTGGGACAATTCTTGCAGTGTAACAGGTTGGCGTTGCCTTGAGCAAACTCTGCGGTTCAGTTCATCCCATATGTGCTCGATGGGATTCATGTCAGGAGATTTCGATGGCCATGGCAACACATCGATGTTTTGTTGCTGCAAGTAGGTATTTGAAAAACGAGCAGTGTGGGGACGAGCATTGTCATGCTTAAATGTTATTCCAGGTCCATATCTGTTATGAAATTAACCACTTCCGTTGACAGAATTTCATCTCTATAGCGTTGGGCATTTAGTGTTCCATTGACTATCACAATTAGTCCGGTTGCGCGTAGATATGCCACCTCAGACCATGACACTACCACCACCAAATCGGTCATGCTGTTGGACACAACAATCTGCGAATCGTTCACATGATCGTCTATAAACTCGTGCTCGACCATCAGAATGCTGAAGAGTGAATCTGGACTcatcaaaaaacaaaatattgctcCATTCATTATTGAGTCTCCAACGTAAACGAGCTTGACACCATCTTAACCGCTCTTGTCTGTATCGATGGTCAGTGTCGGTCCCCTATAAGCACGTCTAGGACGAAGATCAAAAGACCGGAGTCTTCTACGGACTGTTTGTGCACTGATACGTCTGCCCTGGACAACACCAGTTGATGCCCTAGGAGGCATAAACCTAACCCGCAAATGCCGTATACGAATGAATCTGTCGTCAGCAATTGTTGCTACCTGTGGCCGCCCAGAACGAGGTATACCCACCGTAGATCCAGTCCCATGGAATCTCTGCTGTAGCCGATATAATGTCAAACGTTTACAGCCAATTGCTCTTGACACATTATTCATACCAATGCCGGCTTGGATTATGCCAATTGCACGTTCACGTAATGTGATCGTAAGACGGGTCATTTTGGAAGGTTTTCTTGAAAATCTTGTGAACTTACGACTGAATACAGTAACAGGTTTTGAACAACACCAAATTAAGTCGAATTATACTAACAGATTTTTCTGCACGTGcaaattttccaaaattaaaatttaaaaactatgaAGAACTCACCTGTTGTACAGGTAAAAAATCAATATGTATGGGACGTAGTTTTACCTAATTAATGCGTGTATCAAGtttcatttttatatctttacttttttttttaaatattaaaaaaataaaagtgtatcCTTTCTTTTGTCGCTCAGTATATATTGGCGATTGTTTTGTTGCAGTTAAGGGGTtgtattgtttcgttgttttcctctcatTTGATTTCCTCGGTTTAAAATAGTTTGTAACCCAAATTTTTAATCGCTTAATCGATGTATgtctattgaacagcggtatactactgttgtctatattgttttaaaaagacaattttaaccaattttATGTTTTAGATTAGTATGTTTGCTTCTATAATATATAGTAACTACAACTAGCAAAAATGATCCACGAATCAACACTTACAAATTTTCATGATCATTATTGCAGAAATCGTTAGTCAACTCCTTGCGGCCATTTTGTCATCTTTTTTGCGTTATTGGTTTGATCCCAGTAACTATAATAGCGGTACGAATGTGTGCTTTTCCTGCATCGTTGGCGTCAACAAATTTTTAAGGTTTTGTGAATAGGACATTTTTAGGGGGAACCACTAAAGGTTTAATAATGATATTTTGTGTGcagttgttattgtttttttttttggcactgCCCCCTCATTCttgtattttgcttttaaaacttTTGCAGTTAActcaatgatatttgatatgcagttgCATAAGCATTAACATATCTTAGAGCACTCGCAATTGACATCTAGCAGCCTATATATATACGTCTGTTTGAAGATTTATTACACGATTTAAATCTGGACTCCACATCTATATCAACCACAAACATTTAGGGAAATCCACAAAAATATATCACAATTACAAATAGCGTTATGAACTCTACTAATGTAGAGGGAAGGTAGAGCGAAATTGTCCCAAAACATTAAGTAGACACGAAAGTGACAATATTATAGAGAGTCTAGTTATTGACCTTTTATATGACAATTAGTATGTGGATGGCTACCAAAACAGACATGATTTGAAGGAGAAAATGTGAAAACACGGTACatcaattgatacatgtataaggcGATGCTTtgcgtttgtgccaataaaaattACATTCGGTTCACAAACCATACACCATTTTGCGcccaaataatacattttttttcgcaatttttttggcTAATGTAAACCGTGGTTTACTGtatcattcaacatttttttctgtctacATCTTTAGGGACACTTTTGTACGATTTGTCTCCGTTTTTCAATAATTAGATATCCTtactggcgttgtcagtttatattcgatttatgagtttgactgtccttctggtatctttcgccactctctTATAGTCAGACGTATTTTCTCCTGAATTAGGTCTCTTTCGTGACCACTATACTTTATAAGTTTAAACCTTAAAGTGACTCTCAGGTTTGCGTGCATCGGATGGATACTTTACAACATTTCTATTATACGAGCCAAGTATCCAGGAGTAATATTAAAGTATAACGGAAACTGCCTATAAACTGGCACAAAAGCagtatttattaatttgttttagcGCAAATTGAATACAAACCGGTGGAGCAAatgaaaaactgcattttaaaccagatgctccgcagggcgcagctttatacgaccgcagacgttgaaccctgaacggttggggcaagtatggacacaacattcaagctgaattcagctctaaatttggattgtgattaaatagttgacacagcataggtttctgacacagaatgaatatggtctaatgaacttaaaaattttgttttgcctttgagcaattcactatgctattgaatattaatcctctcaaaaaaatgtttgaagaaattttctttttatttatgaaatctgaaatgagaaaaattgaacccccccccatttttttttcaacatccccctttcctttattccaaaacCAATCTcgattcaaatttctaatggagtttgcaacaataactactcatttaaatacatcataaaatattaaaatgtaaaaaaagtgcttgttatcactgaatcgtaaaaattgttttaatttatcagttggtagtaaaagtgaatatacattgtatattgtataaaacaatgatttaagttgattcaactactattctggacaaagaaagataactccaattgaaatttcttgctattgcacaatattgtgcaattagatatttcttgctattgcgcaatactgtgcaattgaaaatacttgctattgcacaatactgtgcaattgaagatttcttgctattgtgcaatactgtgcaattgaaaattttttgctattgcacaatactgtgcaattgaagatttcttgctattgctgagtactgtgcaattgaaaatttcttgctattgcacaatacttaatataataattttggattttgatttggaccaacttgaaaactgggcccataatcaaatatCTAAgtacatagttagattcagcatatcaaactccaacaattcaatttttgttaaaatcaaactaagtttaattttggaccctttggactttaatgtagaccaatttgaaaacgggaccaaaaattaagaatctacatacacagttagatttggcatatcaaagaaccccaattattcaatttttgatgaaatcaaacaaag contains:
- the LOC139515527 gene encoding uncharacterized protein — its product is MTRLTITLRERAIGIIQAGIGMNNVSRAIGCKRLTLYRLQQRFHGTGSTVGIPRSGRPQVATIADDRFIRIRHLRVRFMPPRASTGVVQGRRISAQTVRRRLRSFDLRPRRAYRGPTLTIDTDKSG